The nucleotide sequence CGGAGTACCACATCCATGTGCGATCACGATTTACGTCAAATTACATCAATTTCCTGTGACGGCCTGATGCTGAATCGACATTGAAATGAAGCCCCGGAGGACCAGGCTGGTCGATGAGCCGCCATTCTCACTACGTTGATCTGTTCCCTCTCACAGGCCGTGCACGCGGACTCTTGCGACAGCCCGCGTCACGCGTTGACGGGGATTGCCAAGCAGCTCTACATTTCCAAAGTGGATGATTGCGACTTCAGATCGACTCGTCCGCAAACCGAAGTATCCCGTGTTAAAAGTGTGGTTAACGGGTGACGGTGAAGCCACTTCTTTCCGTCGCCCAGAATCACAGGGAACGAGATTACGTCGACTCTACCGATTCAGGGGTTGCGGAGTGAGTCTGCATCTGTAGAATCTAGCGTTTCGACGAACCGAGTTCTGTTACTGCGGTCCAACACGTCCGCGGCCTGAACTTCATTGCGAGCAACCTCGTGATGAGCGTTTCGGCCATAATGTCCCGTGAAAGAGCCTGAGTCATGCCTTTGTCGCGAACTACCCTCGAAAGACAACTTGCAGCCGCCAACGCGGATTTGGCAACTTTCTCCAACTCACTCAAGGAGAAAGGCTTAGGGGAAGCCGAATTCAAGCGAAACACCAAATGGCGCTCGCTGAACGCCACAATCCGCACTGTCCGTCGACGCCTGGCCGCTGTTGGAGTGACTGAAGCCAACACCGCCGCTGTCGCCCAGCGGAAGGCTGAAAAGCTGGCAGCCGCAGAAGCCGAATAGTTCCTTCTGCGCCTCGATCTCAGCCCTGAACCGACGAGCGACGAATCTTCCCGACCGGGAAGCGGAATCAGCCAACGCCGATAAGTCAGTCCCTTCAGGGTTTCCCATCCACCGCCATCGGATGTGAAAACCAGCACCAAAATACGATCGTTTTCTCGGAGAGGTGGCAGAGCGGCCGATTGTGCAGCACTGGAAATGCTGTGTCTGGGAAACCGGACCGAGGGTTCGAATCCCTCCCTCTCCGCATCTTGAGGGCCTGCAGAACCCGCTAAGGTTTTGCAGGCTCTTTTTCGTTCTGCCTGCCCCCGAGGACCCCGCATTCTGACAGGATTCGCAATCTGGGAAGCTACGGGAATCATTCGAGACCGAATCGACCCGCAGCTTTTGCCGATCGCTTCTGGAAAGTCGTCCAAAGCGGTCTGACGTGCGGGATTCAAGTGGAATCAGACCTCTGGTTGCTCGATAAAATACCATAGGGGAACTCCCGGCCGAGTCGTTCGTTCGTTGTTTTCGGTGCGGCATACGCTGACTTTCTGGTTTTGGCATCCTCCAAGAAGATCGATCTCTCGACGTGACCCCCGGTGAATGTCAATCTGAAGCGGCTCAGGGGTTTTAGCCGACGCCGGACCGTGTCGAGACACCAGCAAGATCAAGGACGAGATTCCCTAAACGGAAAACAAGCTCGGCAGGATTAGCCAGTCGTTCCCAACAGAGAGGCAGTCATTTCATGCGGATCGTACTCGCCAGTTCCGAGGCAGTCCCTTTTTCCAAAACGGGGGGCCTGGGGGACGTTGCAACGGCCTTACCCAAGGCGTTGGCTCAGGTGGGTCACGATGTTTCATTGTTTACTCCTTTCTACCAGCAGATCATCGCCAAACGAGGATCCAGCGTTCCGGTGATCGAACCTACCGGCTTGACATTCCGCGTTACCGTGGGATCAAAACACGTCGAAGGCCAGATCCTGAAGTCCTCTCTGCCGGGCTCGCGAGCAACGGTCTACCTGATTGAACAGCCACACTACTTCAACCGCCCTGGACTCTATGTCGAGCAGGAGCAGGACTACCGGGACAACAGCGAACGGTTCATCTTCTTCAGCCGGGCCGTCATGGAAGCGACCCGCCTCCTCAACCTGAAGCCCGACATCATTCACGCCAACGACTGGCAGACGGGGTTGATCCCCGCCCTCTTCAAGATTGAATTCCAGGGTTCTCCGGGCTTCGAACGGACGGCCTCGATCTTCACGATCCACAACATGGCCTTTCAAGGTCAGTTCTGGCACTGGGACATGCTGCTGACCGGGCTCGACTGGAAGTACTTCAACTGGCGTCAAATGGAGTGCTACGGCCATCTGAACCTGCTGAAGTCGGGGATCGCCTTCGCGGACCTCGTCACCACGGTGAGCCCGACTTACTCTCGCGAGATCCAGACGCCCGAGTTCGGCTGCGGACTCAATGCCGCTCTTTCCTCCCGGCATGACGACCTGTTCGGCATCCTCAACGGCGTCGATACCGAAGTCTGGAACCCCGCCACCGACCCGCACATCGCCCAGAACTACACCGCGGCCACGGTGGCAGAAGGAAAAGCGGCCTGTAAGGCCGAACTGCAGCGCCGCCTCGGTTTGCCCGTTCGCCCGGACGTCATGCTGCTGGGCAGCATCTCGCGGATGACGCACCAGAAGGGCTTCCAGCTGGTCGAGCAATGCTCCACCATATTGATGGATCAGGACATTCAATTCGTTTTCCTTGGTTCAGGCGAACCTCGTTTTGAGCAACTGCTGACGAAACTTGCCGAAAGCCACCCGGGGAAAGTGGCCACCCACATCGGCTACGACGAAACCCTGTCGCATCAGATTGAAGCCGGAGCCGACGCGTTCCTCATGCCGAGCGAGTTCGAGCCGTGCGGACTCAACCAGATGTATAGCCTGCTCTATGGAACGGTCCCCATCGTCCGTGCTGTGGGGGGCCTTGCCGATTCCGTCGTCGACGCCTCTGACGAGAACCTCGCCAATCGAACCGCTAACGGCTTTGCCTTCCGTGAGTTCCGCAGCGACGTCCTGTTCTGGAACATCTGCCGGGCACGGGCCCTGTTTGCAGACAAGCAGAAGTGGTCCTCCCTCCAGCAGACGGGTATGAAACAGGACTGGTCCTGGACGCATAGCGCCAACGAGTATCAGCGAGTCTACGAACTTGCCCTCGAAAAGCGTCGGAATCCCCGCCCTACCAGTGACTCGACCACCCGAAGTGTCGTGGGAGGCTGAGCGACAGCCCTTCCCCATCACTGATCGAACAGAGGCTCCGGGATGCCCGAACTCCGCAAAGATCCGCTGCTGCAGCGCTGGGTCGTCATGGCACCCGAGAGAGCTCGGCGGCCGATTCAACTGCAACTCCCCGATCCCTCCCGCCCCCTCATCCCACTAACCCCAACCCGGAGCAGTCCGCCGATCGAGGTACACCCGGCTGTCGCCGTCGCGGTTTCCGTAGCCGCAGCACCGTCCGTCGTCACCCTCCTCAACGTAACGCAACCGCGCCGGCCACTCAGGCCCCCTTTGATCCGTTCGCCGAAGGGAATGAGCACGCCACGCCGCCCGAAGTCCTGGCCTACCGCAACCCCGGCTCCCAACCCAACCAGCCGGGCTGGCGAGTCCGTGTCGTCCCGAACAAGTTCCCGGCACTGGAACCGGCGGGCGAACTCAACCCCCTCATCGGCGACCTGTACCAGTCCTTAAACGGGTTCGGCCTGCATGAGGTCATCATCGAATGCCCTCATGCGGAAACCAACCTCGCCCGACTCACGCTCGACAACATCCGCGAAGTCCTGTCGGCCTATCAGGACCGCATGAAGGCGATCAGGAACGAGGCTCGACTGGTCCATGTCACCCTCTTCAAGAACAATGGCGTTCGCGCCGGAGCATCCCTGCCCCACTCGCATTCGCAACTGATCGCCAGCCCCGTCGTTCCCGTGACGATTGTCGAAGAAATCGCAGCCGCACGAGCCTTCTATGACTCCCGTCAGCATTCGATCTTTGACGAGCTCATCCGGCAGGAACGCCTTACGGGTGAGCGAATTTTCTTTGAGAGCGACCGCTTTATTGCCTTCTGCCCTTATGCCAGCCGCTTCCCCTATGAGACCTGCCTGCTGCCCAAGCGGCAGCAGAGTCATTATGAAAACCTGCAGCCGGACGACCTCACGGACCTGGCTTATATTCTCAAGACTGTGCTATGTAAGCTGG is from Schlesneria sp. DSM 10557 and encodes:
- the glgA gene encoding glycogen synthase GlgA, with the protein product MRIVLASSEAVPFSKTGGLGDVATALPKALAQVGHDVSLFTPFYQQIIAKRGSSVPVIEPTGLTFRVTVGSKHVEGQILKSSLPGSRATVYLIEQPHYFNRPGLYVEQEQDYRDNSERFIFFSRAVMEATRLLNLKPDIIHANDWQTGLIPALFKIEFQGSPGFERTASIFTIHNMAFQGQFWHWDMLLTGLDWKYFNWRQMECYGHLNLLKSGIAFADLVTTVSPTYSREIQTPEFGCGLNAALSSRHDDLFGILNGVDTEVWNPATDPHIAQNYTAATVAEGKAACKAELQRRLGLPVRPDVMLLGSISRMTHQKGFQLVEQCSTILMDQDIQFVFLGSGEPRFEQLLTKLAESHPGKVATHIGYDETLSHQIEAGADAFLMPSEFEPCGLNQMYSLLYGTVPIVRAVGGLADSVVDASDENLANRTANGFAFREFRSDVLFWNICRARALFADKQKWSSLQQTGMKQDWSWTHSANEYQRVYELALEKRRNPRPTSDSTTRSVVGG
- a CDS encoding DUF4931 domain-containing protein, producing MGDLYQSLNGFGLHEVIIECPHAETNLARLTLDNIREVLSAYQDRMKAIRNEARLVHVTLFKNNGVRAGASLPHSHSQLIASPVVPVTIVEEIAAARAFYDSRQHSIFDELIRQERLTGERIFFESDRFIAFCPYASRFPYETCLLPKRQQSHYENLQPDDLTDLAYILKTVLCKLDQGLSNPPYNYVIHTAPFNEPELPWYRWHLEIFPRLTSVAGFEWGSGFYINPVFPETAARQLRDTVI